In Candidatus Zixiibacteriota bacterium, one genomic interval encodes:
- a CDS encoding AAA family ATPase, producing MKIDKMNLDDIKADLKDRKGQLKKIAAMVEKVERVIDDPDIGAVVSRRTGIPLSKMMTAEKDRLVKMEEFMSAQIIGQEAAIKGIANAVRKARAGLKLPNRPVGSFLFLGPTGTGKTYLAKLLAEFLFDDKNAMVRLDMSEFMEPHSVAKMIGAPPGYVGYEAGGVLTEAVRRKPFSIVLFDEVEKAHPDVFNVLLQLLDDGRLTDGQNRTVDFSNCVVVLTSNYAADKILDADREGREVDMEEVRGFLFTKFRPEFLNRLTDIIVFHSFTQEQVEKIAGLEFKGLCKLLEDQNITATLSDEARHKLAVDGYTIELGARPIQRIIEQEIVNKLSVDIITGCVSAGDNVTIDVKDDAFVFTVTS from the coding sequence ATGAAAATCGACAAGATGAACTTAGACGATATCAAAGCCGATCTCAAAGATCGCAAAGGGCAGCTAAAAAAAATCGCCGCCATGGTCGAAAAGGTCGAGCGAGTGATTGATGATCCTGATATCGGCGCCGTGGTCTCCCGGCGCACCGGTATCCCCCTCTCCAAAATGATGACGGCGGAGAAAGACCGGCTGGTCAAGATGGAAGAGTTTATGTCGGCTCAGATCATCGGTCAGGAAGCAGCCATCAAAGGTATCGCCAACGCCGTCCGCAAGGCGAGGGCCGGGTTGAAACTGCCCAACCGCCCGGTCGGGTCGTTTTTGTTTTTGGGTCCCACCGGAACCGGCAAGACATATCTGGCCAAGCTGCTGGCTGAGTTTTTGTTCGACGACAAGAACGCCATGGTGCGGCTGGATATGTCCGAATTCATGGAGCCTCATTCGGTGGCCAAGATGATCGGCGCTCCGCCCGGATATGTCGGTTACGAGGCCGGTGGCGTGCTGACTGAAGCGGTGCGGCGCAAGCCGTTCTCGATTGTGCTCTTTGATGAAGTCGAGAAAGCACATCCCGATGTGTTCAATGTTCTGCTTCAGCTTCTGGACGACGGTCGCCTGACCGATGGCCAGAACCGCACGGTCGACTTTTCCAACTGTGTGGTTGTGCTCACGTCCAACTATGCCGCCGACAAAATCCTGGATGCCGACCGGGAAGGGCGCGAGGTCGACATGGAGGAGGTGCGAGGCTTTCTGTTCACCAAGTTCCGTCCTGAGTTCCTCAACCGGCTGACGGATATAATTGTCTTTCACTCGTTCACCCAGGAACAAGTCGAGAAGATCGCCGGTTTAGAATTCAAAGGCCTGTGCAAGCTGCTGGAGGATCAGAACATAACGGCAACCCTGTCGGACGAAGCGAGGCACAAGCTGGCTGTGGACGGCTACACTATCGAACTGGGTGCGCGACCGATCCAACGCATCATTGAACAGGAAATTGTAAACAAGCTATCAGTAGATATAATCACCGGCTGTGTTTCGGCCGGTGACAATGTGACAATCGATGTCAAAGATGATGCCTTCGTCTTTACGGTGACTTCTTAG
- a CDS encoding AAA family ATPase, with protein MDIANYSSDSRTVIKVAREVTAEFRHPEIEVEHLLIAVVRHEGSEVESILNQVGKSPAFIESVIEDHLKAQSSRSTPREKLAISPAVHEVLTQALDEKAKLYDALVEPEHIFIAAFDPQSKLNPVVRDKIDLSKEDIYRAIADSKSVQEIATAAPTAEGAAADSSAKPVSGTLRYCTDMTSRAAAGEFDAMIGREEELQQMIQILLRRRKNSPVLTGGAGVGKSAIVEGFAQAVINEKIPKTLLGVKVMEVDMGAMVAGAKYKGEFEERFKALIGEVVKSAGKIVLFIDEVHMICGGDGGGGMDAANLLKPALARGQIRLIGATTEEEYTKYLEKDKALDRRFERVKVGEPPYDDAVRIVTGVVDSYEKHHELTYTKDAVTASVKYSQRYLSERNLPDVALDLIDEAGSEFSVKEEFAKEKLPQLSERTKDLAKMIKECEAQKAPEKSEEFEQLKLAYDEFARDIERLHDAWGYRIEASAGGGE; from the coding sequence ATGGATATAGCTAACTACTCATCGGATTCGAGAACTGTCATTAAAGTGGCCCGTGAGGTCACGGCCGAGTTCCGTCATCCCGAAATCGAAGTCGAACACCTCCTGATCGCTGTGGTGCGGCACGAAGGCTCTGAAGTCGAATCGATTCTCAACCAGGTCGGCAAAAGCCCGGCCTTTATCGAATCAGTTATCGAGGACCATCTCAAAGCCCAGTCCAGCCGCTCCACGCCGCGCGAAAAACTGGCCATCTCCCCCGCAGTCCACGAGGTTCTGACTCAGGCACTGGACGAGAAGGCCAAGCTCTACGATGCCCTGGTCGAGCCTGAGCATATTTTCATTGCCGCCTTCGATCCCCAGTCGAAACTCAACCCGGTCGTGCGCGACAAGATCGACCTGTCCAAAGAAGACATCTACCGCGCTATCGCCGACTCCAAATCTGTTCAGGAAATCGCCACAGCTGCCCCGACCGCTGAAGGCGCTGCCGCCGATTCGTCGGCCAAGCCGGTTTCCGGCACCCTGCGCTACTGCACCGACATGACCAGCCGGGCCGCAGCCGGTGAATTCGACGCCATGATCGGCCGCGAAGAAGAGCTTCAACAAATGATCCAGATTCTGCTTAGACGCCGCAAAAACAGTCCGGTCCTGACCGGCGGCGCCGGTGTCGGCAAGTCGGCCATAGTTGAAGGCTTCGCTCAAGCCGTTATCAACGAGAAAATCCCCAAAACATTACTCGGCGTCAAAGTGATGGAAGTGGATATGGGCGCCATGGTGGCCGGGGCCAAGTACAAAGGTGAATTCGAGGAAAGATTCAAGGCTTTGATCGGCGAAGTGGTCAAGTCAGCCGGAAAAATCGTTCTGTTCATCGATGAAGTCCACATGATCTGCGGTGGCGACGGTGGTGGCGGCATGGATGCAGCCAATTTGCTGAAACCAGCACTGGCCCGTGGGCAGATCAGGCTGATCGGCGCTACCACTGAAGAAGAATACACCAAGTATCTCGAAAAGGACAAGGCTCTCGATCGACGCTTTGAGCGCGTTAAAGTCGGGGAACCGCCCTACGATGACGCTGTTCGCATCGTTACCGGCGTGGTCGACAGCTATGAAAAGCACCACGAGTTGACCTATACCAAAGATGCCGTGACGGCTTCGGTCAAGTACTCGCAACGATACTTGAGCGAACGTAACCTGCCCGATGTGGCGCTTGATCTGATCGATGAAGCCGGTTCCGAGTTCAGCGTCAAAGAAGAATTCGCCAAGGAGAAACTGCCGCAGTTGAGCGAGCGCACCAAGGATCTGGCAAAAATGATCAAGGAGTGCGAAGCTCAGAAGGCTCCCGAAAAGTCCGAGGAGTTTGAGCAGCTCAAGTTGGCATACGACGAATTCGCACGAGACATAGAGCGGTTGCACGACGCCTGGGGCTATCGAATTGAGGCGAGCGCGGGAGGTGGAGAATGA
- a CDS encoding endonuclease/exonuclease/phosphatase family protein yields the protein MEVAFYNIEKCGESSDPEKKMKVDEFLAKFLWDFECDIVFLAEVHAARVDDFVNHIQAMKPKYHVESAYGFGSCNYVWARSKFVSVTSVDDVGPRPLIIFAKTGEPAVGVIHAKSGQNALTVKQLEYYALLLETNSAGMWALTGDLNYDEAKFERLTLPVGAHGGTVWEITQHKGGCLDWAILGAATRIKLNTFRTAKANMQGELLELEQPDHAPVFFDFD from the coding sequence ATGGAGGTAGCATTCTACAACATTGAAAAGTGCGGAGAATCCTCAGACCCGGAAAAGAAAATGAAAGTAGATGAGTTTTTGGCTAAGTTTCTCTGGGATTTTGAGTGTGATATTGTTTTTCTGGCCGAGGTCCATGCTGCTCGCGTCGACGACTTCGTAAATCATATACAGGCGATGAAACCCAAGTACCACGTGGAATCGGCTTATGGCTTTGGGAGCTGCAATTACGTCTGGGCTCGATCCAAATTTGTTTCAGTTACGTCGGTGGATGACGTAGGACCCAGACCCCTAATAATCTTCGCAAAGACGGGTGAACCGGCAGTGGGCGTCATCCATGCCAAGTCCGGCCAAAACGCCTTGACGGTTAAGCAGCTAGAATACTATGCCCTCCTGCTGGAGACCAACTCTGCTGGCATGTGGGCCTTGACAGGTGACCTGAACTACGACGAAGCGAAGTTCGAAAGACTGACTCTGCCAGTTGGCGCACACGGCGGTACAGTGTGGGAAATTACTCAACACAAAGGCGGGTGTCTGGACTGGGCCATATTGGGAGCCGCCACCAGAATAAAACTCAACACGTTCAGGACCGCAAAAGCAAACATGCAGGGTGAGTTGCTGGAATTGGAGCAGCCAGACCACGCACCGGTGTTCTTCGATTTCGATTAG
- a CDS encoding DUF1795 domain-containing protein gives MAASNNGFKIDLPDGWEDQTIHYFMGPEESGLQHILSLQVDTQPSSNDLEEYARDRVEQMLESIPDAEVLKEEEKQLPSGAQAYEVVYKWAPSEDKVVFQKLVFVQHSKTMYNFNGTFTKKTIKTLGVEVDRMIQAFIPGSEL, from the coding sequence ATGGCTGCATCGAATAACGGATTCAAAATCGACCTGCCGGATGGCTGGGAGGATCAGACCATCCACTACTTTATGGGCCCCGAAGAGAGCGGGCTGCAACACATTCTATCGTTGCAGGTGGACACTCAACCAAGCTCGAACGACCTGGAAGAGTACGCCCGCGACCGGGTTGAACAGATGCTCGAAAGTATTCCCGATGCGGAAGTGTTGAAAGAAGAAGAAAAGCAACTGCCCAGTGGGGCTCAGGCTTATGAAGTCGTTTACAAGTGGGCGCCGTCGGAGGACAAAGTAGTCTTTCAGAAGTTAGTCTTCGTACAACATAGCAAGACCATGTACAACTTCAACGGAACCTTTACCAAGAAGACGATCAAGACCCTTGGCGTGGAAGTTGATCGCATGATTCAGGCTTTCATACCGGGATCGGAATTGTAG
- a CDS encoding histone deacetylase family protein, translated as MKLVYDPKCLQYHSPGHPERPERVSSAIDLLEGQYMIVQPQEARVEDIERVHDHRLIEQVQSENFFDPDTPAHPGIFDIARRSAGAALKAAELSLGGQVAMSLMRPPGHHAGRSQLGGFCYFNNVAIATAWALTEVERVAIVDFDCHHGNGTQDIFLGHDRILFVSLHQSPLYPGTGLSNELNCRNYPLPAGIEGSAFLDRFKKALDDVDDFDPGLIAVSAGFDAYQNDPITDMNLDRDTFGAIGLLIAELGRPCFAVLEGGYATDMAYCIKAFVEGFDETA; from the coding sequence TTGAAACTTGTTTACGATCCCAAGTGTCTCCAATACCACAGCCCCGGTCATCCCGAACGACCGGAGCGGGTCAGTTCTGCAATTGACTTGCTTGAAGGTCAATACATGATCGTCCAGCCGCAGGAAGCGAGAGTTGAAGATATCGAGCGTGTGCACGACCATCGACTGATCGAGCAGGTCCAAAGCGAGAACTTTTTTGATCCGGACACACCGGCCCACCCCGGCATCTTCGACATCGCCCGCCGGTCCGCTGGTGCGGCCTTGAAAGCGGCAGAACTATCGCTCGGTGGCCAGGTGGCCATGTCACTAATGCGTCCGCCGGGTCATCACGCCGGACGGTCCCAACTTGGCGGCTTTTGCTATTTCAACAATGTCGCTATCGCAACGGCGTGGGCGTTGACCGAAGTTGAACGAGTGGCGATTGTCGATTTCGACTGTCATCATGGCAACGGTACCCAGGACATCTTTCTGGGACATGATCGAATTCTGTTTGTTTCGCTTCACCAGAGCCCGCTCTATCCCGGCACCGGCCTAAGCAATGAGCTAAACTGCCGCAACTACCCGCTTCCGGCCGGGATCGAGGGGTCAGCCTTTCTTGATCGGTTCAAAAAAGCGCTGGATGATGTAGACGATTTCGACCCAGGCCTGATTGCCGTATCGGCCGGTTTTGATGCTTACCAAAACGATCCCATCACCGACATGAACCTCGACCGCGATACCTTTGGAGCCATCGGCCTTCTGATCGCCGAACTCGGCAGGCCTTGCTTTGCAGTTCTCGAAGGCGGTTATGCAACGGATATGGCCTACTGCATCAAGGCCTTTGTGGAGGGCTTCGATGAAACGGCATGA
- a CDS encoding archease has translation MKRHELFEHTADIGYTAYGADLPEAFAVAGEALFELITGGSKITPEIETSITVESVDLEGLLVGFLSELLVRFEVDNLVLTDFTVVLLGSTRLTAKATGEKFDEQKHAHGHHVKGVSYHLMEIVDNTDSDDESHVKVLLDV, from the coding sequence ATGAAACGGCATGAGCTGTTTGAACACACCGCCGACATCGGTTACACAGCCTACGGCGCCGATTTGCCGGAGGCGTTTGCTGTGGCGGGGGAGGCTTTGTTTGAACTGATTACCGGCGGGTCCAAAATCACTCCGGAAATCGAAACATCCATAACTGTAGAATCGGTCGATCTGGAAGGGCTGTTGGTTGGCTTTTTGTCGGAATTGTTGGTTCGATTTGAGGTCGACAATCTGGTCTTGACGGATTTCACAGTCGTGTTGCTCGGCTCGACCAGGTTAACCGCCAAGGCGACAGGGGAGAAGTTTGATGAACAGAAGCACGCACATGGTCATCACGTTAAGGGCGTGTCATACCACTTGATGGAGATAGTAGATAATACCGACAGCGATGACGAATCGCACGTAAAGGTGTTGTTGGATGTATAG
- a CDS encoding RtcB family protein — MKRLGLNMQVPGLIYADDRMIESITRDNAPEQVVNVATLPGIVNYSIAMPDIHHGYGFAIGGVAAFDAHEGVISPGGVGYDINCGVRLLRSDLHLDDVRPRIQALIDTMFENVPSGVGSKGRLHLSMPEMDRVLRDGSSWAVENGYGWSDDLVATEEMGAMDSADPSLVSDNAKKRGAPQLGTLGAGNHFLEVQRVDAIYDNETATTFGITEVNQIVVMIHTGSRGCGHQICTDYLEVMRRANQKYGLPLVDRELSCAPATSDEAQRYFAAMKAGANYAWTNRQLIAHWIRESFQTVFGQSAEKLGMRQVYDIAHNIAKLEQHESAQGKREVYVHRKGATRAFGPGHPAVPEPYRAVGQPVLIPGDMGTASYLLVGTERAMSDSFGSSCHGAGRLMSRHAAIRQHPAEKVESQLKDSGIYLRAKNRRIISEEAPGAYKDIDNVVDVSHRSGLTKKVARLRPLGVVKG, encoded by the coding sequence ATGAAACGTCTCGGACTAAACATGCAGGTGCCGGGCTTGATCTACGCCGACGACCGGATGATCGAGTCTATAACCCGCGACAATGCGCCGGAACAAGTGGTGAATGTGGCCACCTTGCCGGGAATCGTCAACTACTCCATCGCCATGCCCGACATACATCACGGTTACGGTTTTGCCATCGGTGGCGTTGCGGCCTTCGATGCTCACGAAGGTGTAATCTCGCCCGGCGGTGTCGGCTACGATATCAACTGTGGCGTGCGTCTGTTGCGCTCCGATCTGCATCTGGACGATGTCCGACCACGCATCCAGGCACTGATTGACACCATGTTCGAAAACGTCCCGTCCGGTGTCGGCTCCAAAGGAAGACTGCATCTCTCGATGCCCGAGATGGACCGCGTCCTGCGTGACGGTTCCAGTTGGGCCGTGGAGAACGGCTACGGTTGGTCGGATGATCTTGTCGCGACCGAAGAGATGGGCGCGATGGACTCGGCCGACCCGTCACTGGTGAGTGACAACGCGAAAAAACGAGGCGCTCCGCAACTGGGCACCCTTGGCGCCGGCAATCATTTTCTGGAAGTACAAAGAGTCGATGCCATCTATGATAACGAAACGGCCACGACCTTCGGTATCACCGAGGTCAATCAGATTGTCGTCATGATCCATACCGGCTCACGCGGTTGCGGTCATCAGATTTGTACCGACTATCTCGAAGTCATGCGGCGTGCCAATCAGAAGTATGGACTGCCGCTGGTTGATAGGGAGCTTTCCTGCGCACCGGCAACGTCCGACGAAGCTCAGAGATATTTCGCGGCCATGAAAGCGGGGGCCAACTATGCCTGGACCAACCGGCAGTTGATTGCACACTGGATACGGGAGTCATTCCAGACAGTGTTCGGACAATCGGCCGAGAAGCTGGGGATGCGGCAGGTTTATGATATCGCGCACAACATTGCCAAGTTGGAACAGCATGAATCGGCGCAGGGTAAGCGTGAGGTTTATGTCCATCGGAAAGGCGCCACTCGCGCCTTTGGTCCGGGCCATCCAGCGGTGCCGGAGCCTTATCGCGCGGTCGGCCAACCGGTCTTGATCCCCGGCGACATGGGTACAGCCAGCTATCTACTGGTCGGCACCGAGCGGGCCATGAGCGATTCGTTCGGTTCAAGTTGTCACGGCGCCGGGCGTTTGATGTCACGCCATGCCGCGATCAGGCAGCATCCGGCTGAAAAAGTCGAAAGTCAACTGAAAGACAGCGGCATTTATCTCAGGGCCAAGAACCGTCGCATCATCAGCGAGGAAGCGCCGGGTGCTTACAAGGATATCGACAATGTCGTCGATGTCTCGCACCGCTCCGGCCTGACCAAAAAAGTCGCCCGCCTGCGCCCGTTGGGTGTGGTCAAAGGCTGA